The Salvia miltiorrhiza cultivar Shanhuang (shh) chromosome 1, IMPLAD_Smil_shh, whole genome shotgun sequence genome has a window encoding:
- the LOC131009868 gene encoding protein ALP1-like, with product MGTSNICLHFHEVNDIGDPDVQPRRRRRRVAKKAYIHRDREAGALRLHADYFAENPVYPDNVFHRRFLMRRALFLRIVNAVASDPYFQQRTDALGRPDFTPLQKCTVVVRMLANGGAADQYDEYLQIAESTLLECLRRFCRAIIHLFGAEYLRRPTSADCQRLLAMHEAKHGFPGMLGSLDCMHWSWKNCPMAWQGAYTRGDQGEPTIILEAVASQDLWIWHAFFGTPDSNNDINVLNNSTFFNDRLQGMGVPVTYQVNNAYYTSGYYLTDGIYPNWPVFVKSPTHPTDPKGKRFKVMQEAAHKDIERAFGILQARWAIVKGPSRLWSKEEMSDIMFMCIILHNMVIEDEGEHATQWEEDADEASSTAASQPRAGAPPDFRAFVARQASMRDAEMHARLTLDLKEHIWWEPSSKTPRKHQCIGDALTNH from the exons ATGGGCACCTCTAATATTTGTCTACATTTTCATGAGGTGAATG ATATTGGTGATCCGGATGTGCAACCTCGTCGGCGGCGACGAAGAGTGGCAAAGAAGGCCTACATTCATCGGGACCGTGAAGCCGGCGCTCTACGTTTGCACGCGGATTACTTTGCTGAAAATCCGGTCTACCCCGACAACGTCTTCCACCGCCGATTTCTCATGCGTCGTGCGTTGTTTTTGCGTATCGTTAATGCCGTCGCATCCGATCCATACTTCCAACAACGCACGGATGCACTTGGGAGACCAGACTTCACAccgttgcagaaatgcacggttGTTGTTCGTATGCTAGCTAACGGTGGGGCAGCGGACCAGTACGACGAGTATCTCCAGATTGCAGAGTCCACCTTGTTGGAGTGCTTGCGCAGATTCTGTCGAGCTATTATTCACCTCTTCGGTGCGGAATACTTGAGGAGGCCAACTTCCGCCGACTGCCAACGGCTTCTAGCAATGCACGAGGCGAAGCACGGCTTCCCGGGAATGCTAGGGAGCCTCGATTGCATGCATTGGTCGTGGAAGAATTGTCCAATGGCATGGCAAGGCGCATACACTCGCGGCGATCAGGGGGAACCGACCATCATCCTCGAAGCCGTCGCATCGCAAGATCTATGGATCTGGCATGCTTTTTTTGGGACTCCTgattcgaacaacgacatcaacgtgctcaacaactcGACGTTTTTCAATGATCGACTGCAAGGAATGGGGGTGCCGGTCACATATCAAGTCAACAACGCCTACTACACAAGTGGGTACTACTTGACTGACGGCATCTATCCCAATTGGCCGGTATTCGTGAAGAGTCCTACACATCCGACGGATCCGAAGGGGAAGAGATTCAAAGTGATGCAGGAAGCGGCTCACAAGGATATTGAACGAGCCTTCGGCATCcttcaagctcgttgggcaATCGTCAAAGGCCCATCGCGTCTTTGGAGCAAGGAGGAGATGAGCGACATCATGTTCATgtgcatcattttgcacaacatgGTCATCGAAGACGAAGGCGAGCACGCAACACAgtgggaagaagacgccgacgaAGCTTCGAGTACCGCCGCATCTCAACCTCGTGCTGGTGCTCCGCCGGATTTTCGTGCATTTGTTGCACGACAAGCATCCATGCGAGACGCGGAGATGCATGCTCGCCTCACTTTGGActtgaaggagcacatttg gtgggaaCCATCTTCTAAGACACCCCGTAAgcaccaatgcattggagatgctcttacaAACCATTGA